Proteins from one Corynebacterium epidermidicanis genomic window:
- the nagB gene encoding glucosamine-6-phosphate deaminase — protein sequence MEVVITERPELIAADIIQTYAEAGKTLGLATGSTPLKTYQELVRRHQEQGLSFANCEAFLLDEYVGLPTDHEQSYYETIRREFTRAIDISDAAVHSPDGMAQDPYEAAKTYDRSIEEAGGVDLQLLGVGTNGHIGFNEPGSSLSSRTRLKTLHPQTVKDNARFFDGDESQVPHHVLTQGLGTILEAGHLLLLATGAGKADAVAALVEGPVSAFCPASVLQLHSHATVLIDEAAASKLKFREYYQYAYDHRLPGQSF from the coding sequence ATGGAAGTCGTCATCACTGAGCGGCCGGAACTCATCGCAGCCGACATCATCCAAACCTATGCTGAAGCCGGCAAAACCCTAGGGTTAGCCACCGGTTCCACCCCACTGAAGACGTACCAAGAGCTCGTGCGCCGCCATCAGGAACAAGGGCTGTCCTTCGCAAACTGCGAAGCCTTCCTGCTCGACGAGTATGTAGGGCTGCCCACCGACCACGAGCAGAGCTACTACGAGACGATCCGCCGAGAATTCACCCGCGCAATCGACATCTCAGATGCGGCAGTGCACAGCCCCGACGGGATGGCGCAGGATCCGTACGAGGCCGCCAAGACCTATGACCGTTCGATCGAGGAAGCAGGGGGCGTCGACCTGCAGTTGCTCGGCGTGGGCACCAACGGCCACATTGGATTCAACGAGCCCGGATCTTCGCTCAGCTCGCGCACCCGCTTGAAGACATTGCACCCGCAAACCGTCAAAGACAACGCGCGATTCTTCGACGGCGATGAATCCCAGGTTCCCCACCATGTGCTGACGCAAGGGCTGGGCACGATTCTCGAGGCCGGCCACCTGCTGTTGCTAGCAACCGGTGCCGGTAAGGCCGACGCCGTTGCCGCGCTGGTTGAAGGTCCAGTATCGGCGTTCTGCCCAGCCTCGGTGCTGCAGCTGCATAGCCACGCCACCGTGCTTATCGACGAAGCCGCTGCCAGCAAACTCAAGTTCCGGGAATACTACCAATACGCCTACGACCACCGGCTACCCGGACAGTCTTTCTAG
- a CDS encoding DUF3817 domain-containing protein, whose product MTSPQIHPERQARVRNALKLFSFAAWVTGVWLLVLTTRMVLDYGFGVEIPSWAMIIGQIHGFFYMLYLVTTVNLGINARWQPAKWITTALAGTIPFLSFVVEAKRRKEVTAQFQL is encoded by the coding sequence ATGACATCCCCTCAGATCCATCCAGAACGTCAAGCTCGGGTTCGCAACGCACTCAAGCTCTTTTCCTTTGCAGCTTGGGTCACCGGCGTTTGGCTCCTCGTGCTGACCACCCGAATGGTTTTGGATTACGGCTTTGGGGTCGAAATTCCATCGTGGGCAATGATCATCGGTCAAATCCACGGGTTCTTCTACATGCTTTACCTGGTGACCACCGTTAACCTGGGCATCAATGCTCGTTGGCAGCCAGCGAAGTGGATCACCACCGCGCTGGCTGGCACGATCCCATTTTTGTCTTTCGTCGTGGAGGCTAAACGACGCAAAGAAGTTACTGCCCAGTTCCAGCTCTAG
- a CDS encoding N-acetylglucosamine-6-phosphate deacetylase: MSEQLFARVLVPGADLGTQLIEVTDGVITRLDSVDKPASDIVLPGFADLHTHGAVGGSFPSSDLAGCRAAARHHRVHGSTTLLASTVSLTEDRLLPQLELLAQLADEDEIDGIHAEGPFINACRCGAQDPAAIIDGDPELFSRMISAARGHLRAMTLAPETKHVRELVDLCAQHNIIVSFGHTDASASETTEAIAYAVQADATVTATHLFNAMPPLHHRAPGAVAAFLTAAAGGNATVELIADGVHLADETVDMVLHSVGAEQVTLVSDAMGAAGQADGTYTLGALDVTVAGGVARLTTTDGSQGAIAGGTSRVIDQVRRCQQRGLSLPSVLPAAVSGHRLIGKAERGEIAVGAPASFVVCNQFLEIARVYRDGKKVG, from the coding sequence ATGAGTGAGCAACTTTTCGCCCGCGTCTTGGTGCCTGGTGCCGATCTGGGAACCCAGCTCATCGAAGTAACGGATGGGGTAATTACTCGTCTGGATAGCGTCGATAAGCCTGCCTCAGACATAGTGCTCCCCGGCTTCGCGGACTTGCACACCCACGGGGCTGTCGGTGGATCCTTCCCGAGCTCCGACCTAGCCGGGTGCCGGGCGGCCGCCAGACATCACCGGGTGCATGGCTCGACGACATTGTTGGCTTCCACGGTGTCGCTCACCGAAGACAGGTTGCTGCCTCAACTCGAGTTGTTGGCCCAGCTCGCTGACGAAGACGAGATTGATGGGATCCACGCTGAGGGACCGTTCATCAACGCGTGCCGATGCGGGGCACAAGATCCCGCGGCCATTATCGACGGCGACCCCGAGCTGTTTTCGCGCATGATCTCAGCTGCTCGGGGGCACTTGCGTGCGATGACGCTGGCACCAGAAACGAAACATGTGCGAGAACTCGTTGATCTTTGCGCGCAGCACAACATCATTGTGTCTTTCGGGCATACGGATGCCTCGGCAAGCGAAACTACCGAGGCTATCGCCTACGCAGTGCAAGCTGACGCCACGGTGACGGCAACTCACTTGTTCAATGCGATGCCCCCGCTGCATCACCGCGCGCCGGGGGCGGTCGCTGCCTTCTTAACTGCTGCGGCTGGCGGAAATGCCACCGTGGAACTGATCGCCGATGGCGTGCATCTAGCCGATGAAACTGTGGATATGGTGCTGCACAGCGTCGGCGCGGAGCAGGTCACTCTTGTCTCCGACGCTATGGGAGCTGCCGGGCAAGCGGATGGCACCTATACCTTAGGTGCGCTCGACGTCACTGTTGCCGGTGGAGTGGCGCGCTTGACCACTACTGATGGTTCGCAGGGTGCGATCGCCGGGGGAACTTCACGAGTCATTGATCAGGTTCGTCGCTGCCAACAACGGGGGTTGTCGCTGCCGAGCGTGCTGCCGGCGGCGGTGAGTGGACACCGGCTCATCGGCAAGGCGGAGCGGGGCGAGATTGCGGTGGGTGCCCCGGCAAGTTTCGTGGTGTGTAATCAGTTTTTGGAAATCGCCCGAGTGTATCGGGATGGAAAGAAAGTAGGGTAG